The segment GTAGGCAACATGTCTGTCTGCAACAAAGCTAAATTACAGAATGAATGtcaattaattaaaatgtaGTTGTATTTCAGTGTTGTAAACGATGTTGTTACTGAATGTATTTCAGAATTGTAACTTTTGTTGTTACTGAATGTATTTTAGAGTGATGATCCTCCAGACACTATTCCTATAACTGCCTTTCAAGAAAAACCAAAAAGACAGGGGGCTACTAAACCAACATTTCAGAATATAGCACCAAAATTTATTCCAGGTTatgtgcatactaaatcagcTTCTTTTGTGAGTACTTTTATTTCTTctgatacctttttttttatatatagacttagatgtactttttttgttttcctaatgGGAAAAAAACTCCTGAACATTTCATATAGACTAtagttttttaatattaaagaaaaaaacaatagacAAAAATTATAGTTATTAGTCAGTTTCTAACTTCTTAATTCAAAacgtttataaaacaaaaagtattttaatgtgaCAATTTAATGGTTCTTTTGTGTAATGAAGTCTTGTGTTTATCTTTATTTAGCAACATGGAGGTGATGTTTCAATAAGACCAGCTGTGAGTATGAATAAATCTAATTAATAGAACAATGAAATATAAGTTTGCAATAAGAATAGCAtatataatgttgttgttttttttacattatagtTTCCTCCAGTTGAAGGTATGGAGACTCAGTCACCATTTAAAGGCAAGCTAGTCAGTTTGGAAGGTGGAACTTATGGAGGTTTTCCAATTAAATTTCTGGTCTTAGTGGTAAGTCATAGACATTGTTgagtttagaaataaaaaaaaaagcttcttttCAGATTCATAGTAGTTGAAAGGATTCCTTTCGAtttcctgaaaatctcctgaagttATTAAAGGGGTCGATGAAACCGAAAAATAGTTGATTTTAGACAAAAATATCGATTTTTCAAAAACTGCATATTttaatagaaaatatattaGGAATCGCTTGTCATACAtcaaattatgaaaatattgcattttaatacttaaaaacgTGTTTTAATAGCGTAGGGGTATCTAAATTtgttgaaaacattgaaaaagtcAACAAATTTCAGCACGCTGTAATGTAAGTGTCCTGTCTACAACCGTATCAAATTTGGTATCGTTTTAAAGATCACACTGCGTACTACGTCATTTTCCTGATGATTTTCCTAGCtaaaactatttatagtaaCAAGAGCACAAGAAATGACGTATATATATCAAGGTTTTTACTAATATTTGATTGGCTCTAGTAAGTCAACTACATAGAAGCTTATTTTGATTGGTCTCCAGGCGGCCATCTTGGATTTCGTATGGTAACTCTAGACCACAGTGCATAGCGCGTGTGTCAACATCCTTGTGAAGCGTGCTTCTTGATTCATTGGATTGCATTatctatttttgttatttaataattttatttcaccAAACAAGGTAAGAACAAATTACAGTTaacttaattttaataataggaTTATTTCAGGAtacatttattaatatatttagatctaaaatgtgctgaacaactgaagaaaacagcacactttttttccttggcacagtctgcaaaagagcccatggcaataaagctggctagaagaagaagatctaaaatgtagatctatcatctaggccTATTGCTATTTAGTATTAGACAGATTACTGACAGTAGCCAGTACCGCGTgtgattctagattctagacaatctatatagatccagatctagatatcttgATCAAGGTCTAGATctctataattagatctagattctagatctagttttgatCTTGATAGGCTATATAGTAATTATCTAAAATATTAGTTAATCtaaaataatctagatatatctagattttatcATCCCTACTTCACCTACTTCTCACTACTGGATGTACTAGATTAAAATAGAGTTCTAGATTTAGCTTGCATAGatgtgatatagatctagtgacagtcACTTAGGTTTAAGGAACATCTTGAATTATGATTGGAATCAAGTTAGTTCTTGTCCTttgaacattttcatttcaaatttttgtttctccttctcatttattttagaaCTATGCCAGACCTCATCTGTCAAGAAAGCATCAGACTGCGGCTGCCAGAGAAGCAAGGCTAAAACAGCTCAAATCAGCCACCACtccttgaaaataaaataaaggagaaatggacgagctctcacccaaatcacaagaaagatgacgcttactataagctatcccgacaagatcaacgtctaatctttcgactcaggaccggacacaacagaatgcaacAACACATGTaacagaagctcaaaattggaaccagtgaaatctgcccatgtggagtatcaccagagaatgccgaccacgtcctccaaaactgctctctttactaagaggcctgtataagacactggccccaaaacaccccaatagaaagaaaactatatggagagctccctgatttggaaaccactgcgcagttcatctcatgtattggtctagtcatctgaacgctccaacataacaatgagaacgaagaagaagaagccaCCACTCCAAAAACTGCTGCCTCCACTTCTAACCCATCAATAGTTGAACCCACTGTTTCAGCATCTAAgtgtaagctttctttttttagtgAGGAAAATATTACAGGTATGGGGATGGCTATGCCATCAACTTTTGTTTGCTTAGAATCACTGAAATCACTTTTTATAAATCTTCAGTGTCCATCTTGTGGCACACAAAACTTAGATCTAACCCATGACCCAAAAAAAAACTCTGGGCTTGCCATTTATCTGCAGGTTTTCTGTACAACCTGCCAAGAGGTAAAAGGTGACACTTTTACATCACCTAAATCAGATAAGGTCCATACTGTCAATAGACAGGTTGTTGCAGCATCTTTGGCTACTGGTATGGGTCACGCACGGCTTGCtaaattttcagaaataatgaaTGTGCCTGTGCTTCACATAAAATCATTTGGGcaacacactaaatttgtttttagcCAGTCTGCTGGCTATGTAAACCAGATGCTAAGAGAAAGTGCCAGTACTGTAAGAGCTGCCTATCCATGTCATTGACATTGATGTGTCGTATGATGGGACTCAAAATATGGTGTTGGGtgcataatagaaaataaaacaggTCTTGTAGTAGATTACCATGTTCTGTCTAAGCACAGTCATGTTTGTGCCAAGACAGGAAACTCTTTGAAACTAGAGGACCCTGTCAAGTACCAGCTGTGGTACAAtgcacacaaactgtcttgtGATATAAATCACTTTGGCTCTAGTGGAAGCATGGAGCAGCAAGCTGCAGTGATTATGTGGTCACGATCAGTTGAAAAACATGGCTTCAGGTATAAAAGTGTCATTTCAGATGGAGACACAATACCATAAAAGCCATCCATGAGCAAAACCCATACCTTGACCTTCTTGTTGAAAAGAGAGAATGCCTCAATCATGTTTCAAAAAGATTGGGAACAGCTCTGAGGAATGTGGTAGatacaacaaaaaaagcaaaaaataacTCTTGGTGGTAATGAGGAAAGTAAACTTACCCAacctaaaatcaataaattgCAAATATATTTTACTAAAGCATTACGCTCAAGCACCACTATTCCTCAGATGAGAAAGGCAATATAGGACACACATTATCACTACATCTTCGGATGATAATCCTATGCACAGTGACTGTCCTGCTGGCAAATCTTCTTGGTGCTTTTACCAGAGAGCCTTGGCTAGCAACCAACCTGCAGGGTCacatgaaaaagaaatgacAACATATCTTTCCCCCCTAGTGGCTGAGCATATTCATCTTGTGTTTGAATGAATGACACAGGATGAATTGTTACAACGTTGCATCTTAGGGCAGAATTAAAATGTTAATGAGTCAATCCATGCTTTGATACGGAGTCGGTGCCCTAAGCATTTATTTGTGGGAAGAAAGAGACTTGAAGTCTCTGTAGGGGTAGGTGTTGGTGAGTTTAATATGGGCTCCAAGGCATCCCAACTTTTCTTGAGCCACCTAAATATTAAGACTGGCATACAGTCAAAGTCATTGGGGCTCAAGAGAGATTGTAACAAAATCTCAAAAGCCCAGAGatgcattgaaaaaaatgaaacaaaaaggcTAACAAGGAAGCAAGCAGAAGAACGTGAAAGGCAAAGAATCGAACAACAGGAGGGTGGTCCCCAATACATCCCTGGTGGTGcagacatttaaatatatatatttacatgattttgctattttattttattaataatggtcaatccttattattatgttgagtgatattgttaaaaaaatttattttatagccttgtatttatttcatcatcactcctttgagttccttgaGGAATATAGGGAGGGCCtggacaaaaacacgccactctccacggtctcttgctagctttttgatggtctCTTCCCGGTCTTGGGTTTATTTactaggcatttttttttttttttttctaaataaataattggttatggtatggtttggggggggggggggggagtcattttaaactttaaaaatgttataatttcTGTTTGCTTAATCTTTATTTCTATGTCCTATTGttaatttgcttaaaaaaataaatttcattgtTGTGAAAAGTCAAATGTCTCATATCTCTTTAGAATAAACTTTAAAACccatttttctcaaaataaattttttcatGACATGCacattcttgttttttatttttttttaaatcacttgtcctattgtattgtaattgtgtatttgtgtttaagtatatatatactacataTTAATAGagccgatttaaaaaaaaaaaccaaaaaattGAGATATTAACAATTAAAGAAGAATTTTTTATACAATTTACCACCCGCAGAGCATAAAATTAACAGGGTTTCAATAAAATTTTGTTACTCCTAAACCTGATAGTAATTTCAAAAAAGCTTCTGTTACTATGTTAAACACATAATTAAGtattaaaaatctcctgaaatactatatatatatatatagtgtcaGAATCGTGGGGAAACCCTGTGTTGACCCTAAACTTGTAACTATTGTTGCTTCATTTGTGGCTCCATTGTTTCTCTGAGGCTGGGAGTGTAAGCTTTATATGTTACTATAAGCTATGAATGATATTCTAAGGGCATAGCATGAAGgtccccttttttttccaaacaagTATCATCAACTGTATAGAGCTGCCCTGAGTTAAGAAAAGTTGGTCAAAACAAAAGCTGGCTAGATAATGTCAAAGAATGGATCAGCCTTTGTCTTGATATCCTACTAAGAATGAGGAATAGTTGAACAGATTTTGTTAGGCAAACTGTCACATCTACCCTACAACAAAAGTCATGGGATAGATGAATGATTCATCAGCCTTTTAGGTCTTTGCTTGATAGTGTGTTCCATACTTTTATTCataattttatgtatttttaaaaaaataaatttatgacAACCATTCTTCACTATTTAAATACtaatattttatcatttaaataaGCACTTGTTATTTACTGGTATAGGCCTTTTttcatttacattaaaaaaaaatttcagactAGGTTATCAAAAATACTGCAGGTGAAAAAGGATTGGATCAAACAGCTAAGTGATATGAACAGTGCAGCTGAGAAAAAGGTTTGTATTGGGAGTATTAAGTTATATTTTGTATAAGTATATGCACAGTAACAAATAGATTTTGGGCTTAAGACATTTAACACAATAATACAAGCTCATATTGTGCAAAACAGATTTCTATCTCTAAACAGAGACTCTATCTGtgcttgaatattattttttttttgtatgttaaaaatatttgtcataTTGTTTTCGTATAGAaatttaatataagaaaaattaatcaggacaaattttgaaattatatgtaatatttGGAATTACTATACAATAGACATGAGATACATTGACAATAATTCCACAGAGATCCTTTCAAGAACCAATTACATTAGGCTTTCAAAAAACCTATGCAGGAATTGTATTAGAACTGGAGAAGTTGAACAAAGATCTGAATGATTATCTCAATGGAGTGCAAACTTATTGTTTAGATGTAAGTAGGATTACAATAGGATTCTCTTTGATTCTATAACAGTTTTTAtagtattgaaatatttttctcatattttaaaaatatacatttgtttAGATGTAAGTTGGATTACAATAGGATTCTCTTTGATTCTATAACAGTTTTTATAggattgaaatatttttctcatattttaaaaatatatattttaagtaaATTCATGTTACTTgcatttgactttttaaaaacaacagattGCTCCAGAACAGGGAGTGACCCCAGCAGAGCCTCCATCTGAGATCCGAAGGAAGTGTGATATGGAAGCTGAGGAAACGGTGGCAAGAATATGCAGAGTAAGAAATTAATGGATATAACATCAACAggatatagttatatatttcaGCTTCGTCTTCTGGCCAATAAATATTGCTTGAAGAGTTTACTGGTCTCTGAATGTTGCATGAATGAAGAGTTTACTGGTCACTAAATGTTGCAGGAATGAAGAGTTCTCCACTCTCTTTGAATAATAACAGTAGTCtaatagtgatttttttttctgttcagaCCAAATGTTTGatgaaataaagataaaaaagcagaactttaatttttattttataattagagCTAGACTAGATGAAGCCAAGCTGGAACATAAAGACCATCATTTCTGTTTTTTACTTGTAATGTGTTTCTTATGATATTGATTTTGAAATCCAGGGCATGTTACAGAATCGGCGTACTGCAAATAATGAAAGAATTCTCAAATTAGTGTCAGATCTCACATCTATAATGCTTCAAATAAGAGTAAGCCCACACTTTTTTTGTGCATTTTACATccatcttgtaaaaaaaaaattaaactctaAACATGTGtcttgtcaaagaatataaataATGGGTTGATAAAATTTGCTTACAGACGTTCTCAGAGAATGAAAACAGTTCATTTGAATTTGGTTGTCTTCAAGAAAGTTTACAGTCAATCAAAAGTCGACTAGATGCCAACAATATAAAGTAAGTGAGATATTCCTTTACAGTTTTTATAGTGATCATTCTCTTAATAGCTATGTTGGATTtgctaaaaattgtttttgtttcttaataCAATTaagctagtttaaaaaaaaattactaatttTTCTAGAAAAGcttaaggtttttttttcataaaaaatattttattattactttatttataCTACTGCTAATAAGCCTgaagattaataaggaatgcagtatttcccattactacgcagccccagctgcatttacattttcttttcgccatttATGTTTTTCCTCTGAAgctgattttcttttggtcttgaATGTAAATCCCactgtctttgtaagtgacctcatcagctgtctcattctgaagccacatgcaaccaggtgctctcttttatgtcagttaaagcaatttagtgcctaagctggtctttaaagcgtttctgtggggcacctctgttacattGACCAACCTTCATCTCATCTTATACtaaaaagaagaaatgaaaactaAGATTGTTGGTTTCTGACACTTTCACATAGTTTCTGCtctactttaaatatttatctatatacaAAATGTTGAAATCTTTACATCTCATTACTGTGATTGTTGTTGctgtcatatttttaaaaactttttttttctttttgtttgttttttctggtcTTCTGTATTTCTTTTCATCATGTAAAGCACTAGTaatattataagttataaattgAGACTACAAATATCATGTCATTTAAGAAATTTGACTAAGACAAGTTGGCAGGAGGTAAAATATTGACTTTGTTTTTAGTCATTGTCCATTTAATTCATCAAGAAAATAGTTCTCAGGAAATGATACCAATACAAATGTAGCAGTAAGTAAATGTAAGATGTATTACACATGTGAAGACTACAGAATTGATATAACTCACTTGACTCCTGTGGTTATCTCACAATTGAAATAACACTGATATTTTGAGTTGTtgtgaaagttttaaaaatttgttttgctTAGGTATATATCtagtacttttttattttaacatagcTGTGACCGGCGCTATCGTTAGGCCAATTTGATAGATTGCTCCAATTGTGCCCCGAGCCAGGCAGGGACTCTCAATTTACATTAAGTATATTactatcagtcatggctcttgtcactGGCTCTTATAGTTGCAGgacttaaaaaagttttaacatatttagtgtaggcTTATCGTATGATTGGACGGGAGCGTGTCTCCATAATAGGGCtacacagtcacatgaaaaagtgctcCACAAGGTGTACCATAGTTGTTCTAAGAGTGAAGGACGCCAACAATCGTACAATtgacgtaactttaattaacccactggcagactgaaggaggccaacaatagTATGTTTGACataactttaattaacccactggCACCTTTTGTGTTTGAGCTGCTTCCTATGTATGTTGTATAACAAATGCTTGAGTAAtaatctaattaatagtaatagttgcaattgtaaaaaaaaaaaaaattagaagcatccattaaattggaCCCAGGTTGTTAGTGACAGAACATTTGACTATTCTATATACCAACTTGATGTGCTAGACCAGGAATCTTATTATAGTCATTGATAGTATACAAAACCAGTGTTTGACATTTTGACTGATAATGTTGATATGCCAAAGTTATACATTGAGGGCATCAAGAACTAAAGAAATGTATTTCTCTATTTTCAGTGTCTTTCAAAATAATGTAGAAATTCACATTAATCACATACAAAGTGGTTTAAGTCAGATGGGAAATCTTCATGCCTTTGCATCATCAAGCAGGACAAAGTTATAGCACATTTGACTGATGTTGCAGTGTAAAGTTATTGTTAATTTGTCATTTcataattgtattatttatcATGCCTTTTATCATGTTTGTTCTCAAACCTCGCCTTTCCTCAAGGTCAAAATAGAACATCTCATGTTATTGATTTATTTAGCAATAATGAAACATTGGATTTgtaatttattatcaataaaTTATGTTGCATTTTTAGTGATTCTGTTCTATTTGATTCAAATAATTATAAAGAATTCTTTCATGAGCCTTCACACATTTAAACTGTTAGGATTGTCCTGTAAAAAGCAATGAGGTCTAACAATAATGAACTTGTACACTATGAGCACACATTTTAAAGTAAGTATAGCACAaagcaagaaaaatatttgtccAAAGCGCTAGAATTCAGAGCAAGTTTGACTGGAGATGCTAGTTCAGCATCACAAGATTTTTGTTGATCATCAAGTTGAATTATTTAATCCCTTATCCTACACCATAAGAAAGACTTCCTAGTTTTTAGTCATTGTTTTTGCATCATATCTCTTCTAAACTTAGAAACTATCAAGTCATAAGTTTTAGAGTTTGATCCTAGTTATGATCTAAAAAtgtcagaaatttaaaaaaatgctcacTAGCCTTTGAGttgaaaatgtcttagtgtacaaACACAATCTATAACATGAAATCTGAGTAGACTAAGTAAAACCAGCATTTTAGAATAGCCTTCCCTTAAAACATGGTGGTGTAGAAATGTCTGGATCCAAGATAGgaagtgaaataaataaatgcttggGCATTAGCTAGGGTTGGAATGATTGGTTGGAATGATGTAGCTGATGTATCCTAAGGAACAGCAAGTGCTTATACAGTTGGGGTCTGAGGAGGTGCTGGCTCTGCAAGGGTGTTGCACTGACTGCCTAAGATCACTGGCTCCTATTTTTCCTCAAGGTTGACTCCCAAATCCTTTCCCATAATTGGGtttagttgcaaggcagcagtttttataactattcttacttttaaaaatatatataaatgtacaaaaaTATTATGCATAATTCTTTGAATTCAtataaaatgcaataaaaagaaacaacaatgtACATCTTGAAgtattacaataattttattaacaatctttaaaaatgttaaatttacaTCAACAACACAATAAGTATCACCATTCGGAATTATAAATTATGAATACATTTATTTGCTTTCTATATCTTCTTCTAATTCTTGTTTCTTTATAAGTTCCCAGTAAAGACCTTTAGACCTTCTCAGTGATTCATGTGTTCCTAGCTGTGAACAAACACATTCATTCTGCTTTAGGAAGTAACAACTTTGACCAAATAAATTCAATGGTATAAAAGTGTCTCCATCATCTTCTAAACCCTGATAATGAATGAATGATTTACTTTAGAGATAACATTTGATtgtttattctgtttttttgaACATTCATTACAGTCAATATTCAGTATATGTTTATAGTGAAGTTCAGagaggcttaaaaaaaaaatatccctaTCATAAATATTGATCATTGATCAATATGTCTACATGATCTTACTTTATGCCAAGTAATATGTATATAAGGATATTGTCTTGTATGTTTACTATATATtgtactagccggatatgacaggcagcctgcgggccttagtttgggtattactgatctactggattgaatttaggTCTTATGTTAAACAGGAGAatttcttcaattttttttgtattttgccacaaaaataaatgtgtgaAAAGGGTTTACCTGTTCAGCAGACatatttatatcaaatataaaataactttgaaaacaggtttacccgatttgttaaatagtttttgaaaagagatacaattaggtactttttgtctaGTTTTAGGGCCTTCCTGTAGTGGTAgaaacattaaacatacactacggtctccacaaggatctaaggaacatttatgccaaattttatcaagactggtcaaattgttttgatttctatgtgagacatacatacatacacattactttctgctttatatatgtACAAAGCTTCTTATGTTTGCAAACAAATTTCTCATCTTAAACATAGGAGTCATCCTACATATaata is part of the Biomphalaria glabrata chromosome 10, xgBioGlab47.1, whole genome shotgun sequence genome and harbors:
- the LOC106054473 gene encoding protein lin-9 homolog; translation: MASEDSVASSAQALVSLKEGLSSPQRTGHYPSRIRKKNSRFFNEDEDTDYQVSRTPKRRVIQQPAPIPPQVYVAVPVVPPPPAHFSGLDKRIAQATGMRLRNLLKLPKAHKWVCYEWFYSNIDAPLFLGENDFCICLRESFPQLKCKKLRRVEWNKIRRLMGKPRRCSPAFLAEERAVLEERRDKIRQLQQRKTLEFNSIKELPDEIPLHLVVGNKVTARLRKPQDGLFTGTIAALDTADNSYRVTFDRPGLGTHSIPDYEVWSDDPPDTIPITAFQEKPKRQGATKPTFQNIAPKFIPGYVHTKSASFQHGGDVSIRPAFPPVEGMETQSPFKGKLVSLEGGTYGGFPIKFLVLVTRLSKILQVKKDWIKQLSDMNSAAEKKRSFQEPITLGFQKTYAGIVLELEKLNKDLNDYLNGVQTYCLDIAPEQGVTPAEPPSEIRRKCDMEAEETVARICRGMLQNRRTANNERILKLVSDLTSIMLQIRTFSENENSSFEFGCLQESLQSIKSRLDANNINVFQNNVEIHINHIQSGLSQMGNLHAFASSSRTKL